A window from Drosophila kikkawai strain 14028-0561.14 chromosome 2L, DkikHiC1v2, whole genome shotgun sequence encodes these proteins:
- the Cda5 gene encoding mucin-2 isoform X3, with protein sequence MEYSTCRLSILWLLGLCLLLFKTGPTEAQSKRASRITSSRSFGTNVKPTSSNGLSFDCPEEFGYYPHPTDCTQYYVCVFGGALLESCTGGLMYSHELQTCDWPRNVGCELVDTSSERGPARSQGQSQAQQQQQHVPSRVRFGAAFSSPAGTPKAPTVAPQYHRSPPQVIQAQVHNIPPPPPPELRVPPNPVITSRGQPKPLLDSQEDIAKLYADAQETLPPVEEEESDRQQRVYRGQPSTVSQVQRDRDGIIHQASINAIPQAGKIGSYAFGTAYRVESSSPSSLGAPPPANIFVQPTPQAPSPQLEPNRNYYNASIFNHGGGYQQQQQSQQQQQQQQQQQQLQPTPFQQAQSQPQQQQHQQQAQAPQQHPYDSSYYSVYDDDIDLYRDLEYQQQHQQEQEQRQPPSAQQYQPAVRQQQQQQQSTYRPLELSATPTPPQKSVYGNQPTLSYSTDYDDDLNAQIEQDNVYDQPTRSPQSSKAHANKPYKQHVPNKSKTTTTTPQAPSTAPPSPPTTTPATPSPPKPPAYSSNPFLKSKLQSLAKSLASFVSNNQPQGPSSAVSYRQSQNLTHFHRQSTVQDPVPNPVPVQTPPPVLPPPSTTQEPLVEDSLSNSQLEHVETVFDESQNINVQTAEVPRSRSFETSTSPKFLDFINAAAYGTSPRGNLLHSAPEKPLKTASRESIPYKGHVFESSAAEPEQRKRIQTYITSDVAPQSFRIPPSDGVTTASEDMTSASTTRPNKPIQYSLQSGSSGFSLRVEQSQGEANNSEPSLGVVEKKQPVSTTSAPRPTPTSTRAEPSEDYVEIVPTTYAPPLRIWRNGRPTIQQAFYRPTTSPATSVSTSSTTTPAPSTSTTVTVETSTSPRTTTTPKAQGPPSTERYMAPAAGQSFTARASFLRDSLNRVTANPAMRFVSPYKSLENLLQEDRQHQHHQLRTTSRPRYTNAAAFSPFLQQTTAKPPKNLFMTASGRNTSQDVLATMATGNARNFSVSDAILSTFSPQRPAPSMLRTTTSTTTSTTTTEPPPPEVTTIGSSTTTAFAVVASSPIRVSPSGVRPRGRSRYTVATLNSLVDSEDEPTTYAPRFKLPSGYDTSPYQKRKPLRVRVISNHQRTVLGAPTAKPQEKYEAYKAALQAKDSSIYGAPSVSAKSLKRKPIENEASIPDEPHAEALISQHPLEARQQNSLEEAGTATASSSTEHVVAITDRPTVKFLYSNKYRQQTAERTLAESLQNAGYIAASNGRAQKFRSANVIEQLRQFLAGSDSSSNSDESGTSQFVDEYSLPEIKAAVDEIKQLYLPTDRPSTKSSTTPRPTTTPIPPPPPPSPRPTATGSVAAPQRPVASQSKANSFSSTLTDPTTTARTSQSSPDVSTARSPTVSPVSLNPNPNPNPNPNPTPATATATPSMFAPPTARASRVNSVIKSSIAAAAAQVGQSGVGPSPAAYQPQVAPGKAHKFQFGFAPNNKNQHQQQASSSNPNGAAASASATVKCSDSTPNAKCNEIPSRNNNRNRGSAIYANQDRDVVATPNRGTHPPRTRPTLKPSGTIVSKAQEFVDIYRYPPSRPDPIYPQPTPDKTAAKCRKDVCLLPDCYCGGRDIPGDLPVESIPQIVLLTFDDSVNDLNKQLYTDLFEKGRVNPNGCPITATFYVSHEWTDYSQVQNLYADGHEMASHTVSHSFGEQFSQKKWTREIAGQREILSAYGGVKLSDVRGMRAPFLSVGGNKMYKMLYDSNFTYDSSMPVYENRPPSWPYTLDYKIFHDCMIPPCPTRSYPGVWQVPMVMWQDLNGGRCSMGDACSNPSDADGVTKMIMKNFERHYTTNRAPFGLFYHAAWFTQPHHKEGFIKFLDAINAMQDVWIVTNWQALQWVRDPTPTSRINSFQPFQCDYSDRPKRCNNPKVCNLWHKSGVRYMKTCQPCPDIYPWTGKSGIRSSRIDNENVEEPAA encoded by the exons GACCAACAGAGGCACAGAGCAAACGAGCCTCACGCATCACCAGCTCTCGCAGCTTCGGCACCAACGTCAAGCCCACCAGCTCCAATGGCCTTAGCTTCGACTGCCCCGAGGAGTTCGGCTACTATCCGCATCCCACGGACTGCACCCAGTACTATGTGTGCGTCTTCGGCGGCGCTCTGCTCGAGAGCTGCACCGGCGGTCTGATGTACTCGCACGAGCTCCAGACCTGCGACTGGCCCCGCAACGTGGGCTGCGAGCTGGTGGATACTTCCTCGGAGCGTGGACCAGCGCGCAGCCAGGGCCAGAGCcaggcacagcagcagcaacagcatgtGCCCAGCCGAGTGCGCTTCGGGGCGGCTTTTAGCAGCCCGGCCGGCACTCCGAAGGCACCCACGGTGGCGCCTCAGTACCACCGATCGCCGCCGCAGGTGATCCAGGCACAGGTGCACAACatcccgccgccgccgccaccagaGCTGCGTGTGCCACCCAATCCAGTGATAACGTCTCGAGGGCAGCCAAAGCCGCTGCTCGACTCCCAGGAGGACATAGCGAAG CTGTACGCCGATGCTCAGGAGACGCTGCCGCccgtggaggaggaggagtccgATCGACAGCAGCGAGTGTACCGCGGCCAACCCAGTACCGTTAGTCAGGTGCAGCGCGATCGCGACGGAATCATCCACCAGGCCAGTATCAATGCCATCCCGCAAGCGGGCAAGATCGGATCGTACGCCTTTGGAACGGCCTACAG GGTTGAGTCATCCTCACCGTCATCGCTAGGGGCGCCGCCACCTGCTAATATCTTTGTACAGCCCACACCACAAGCTCCATCGCCACAGTTAGAACCCAATCGTAACTACTACAATGCATCCATATTTAATCACGGGGGCGGctaccaacaacaacaacaatcgcagcagcaacagcagcagcaacaacaacaacaacagctacaGCCAACACCATTCCAACAAGCGCAATCGCAAccgcaacaacagcaacatcagcagcaggcaCAAGCCCCCCAACAACATCCCTATGATTCATCCTATTATTCTGTTTACGACGACGATATCGATTTATATAGGGACCTCGagtaccagcagcagcaccaacaggagcaggagcagcgacAGCCCCCCAGCGCCCAGCAGTATCAGCCTGCAgtgcgccagcagcagcagcagcagcagtccaCCTACCGTCCCCTAGAGCTCTCGGCCACGCCGACTCCGCCCCAGAAGTCTGTCTACGGCAATCAGCCCACTTTGAGCTACAGCACCGACTACGACGATGACCTAAATGCTCAG ATCGAACAGGATAACGTGTACGATCAGCCCACACGCTCGCCCCAGAG CTCGAAAGCGCATGCAAATAAGCCATACAAACAACATGTCCCCAACAAGTCAAAGACAACCACCACCACACCACAAGCTCCCAGTACAGCACCTCCCAGTCCCCCCACCACGACCCCTGCCACACCATCTCCGCCGAAACCTCCGGCATATAGCTCCAACCCCTTTCTCAAATCGAAGCTACAGAGCCTGGCCAAGTCGCTGGCTTCCTTTGTGTCGAACAACCAGCCCCAAGGCCCTAGCAGTGCCGTCAGTTACCGCCAGTCTCAGAACCTCACACACTTCCATCGACAGTCCACAGTTCAAGACCCAGTCCCGAATCCAGTCCCAGTCCAAACTCCTCCCCCTGTCCTCCCCCCGCCTTCGACTACGCAAGAGCCTCTGGTGGAGGACAGCCTGAGCAATAGCCAACTGGAGCACGTTGAGACGGTCTTCGATGAGAGCCAAAACATTAACGTTCAGACGGCCGAAGTGCCCAGGAGTCGCTCCTTTGAAACGAGCACCTCGCCCAAGTTCCTGGACTTTATCAATGCCGCCGCCTACGGCACCAGTCCGCGTGGCAATCTGCTGCATTCGGCGCCAGAGAAGCCCTTGAAGACGGCGAGCAGGGAATCAATTCCATATAAGGGCCATGTTTTTGAGTCAAGTGCAGCGGAGCCGGAACAGCGCAAGCGCATTCAGACCTACATCACCTCTGATGTGGCGCCTCAGAGTTTCAGGATCCCGCCAAGCGACGGAGTCACAACGGCGTCGGAGGATATGACCAGCGCTAGTACCACGCGCCCAAATAAACCCATTCAATATAGTCTGCAAAGTGGATCGAGTGGCTTCAGCTTGCGCGTAGAGCAGAGCCAAGGCGAGGCCAACAACTCTGAGCCATCTCTCGGCGTTGTGGAGAAAAAACAGCCAGTTAGTACCACCAGCGCTCCAAGACCTACTCCAACAAGCACCCGAGCTGAGCCATCTGAGGATTATGTGGAGATTGTGCCCACGACATATGCTCCTCCGCTGCGCATTTGGCGTAATGGCAGACCCACCATTCAGCAAGCGTTCTACAGGCCAACGACTAGCCCTGCAACTTCGGTTTCGACTTCAAGTACAACTACGCCGGCTCCTTCCACGTCAACAACTGTCACTGTGGAGACCAGTACCTCCCCCAGGACTACCACCACACCGAAGGCTCAGGGCCCGCCTAGCACCGAGCGTTATATGGCACCGGCGGCGGGCCAGAGCTTCACCGCCCGCGCCAGTTTCCTAAGGGACAGTCTGAACCGGGTGACTGCCAACCCGGCGATGCGCTTTGTCTCTCCGTACAAGAGTCTGGAGAACTTGCTGCAGGAGGACcgccagcatcagcatcaccaATTGCGGACGACATCTAGACCGCGGTACACCAACGCAGCCGCTTTTTCACCCTTCCTCCAGCAGACAACTGCCAAGCCGCCGAAAAATCTCTTTATGACCGCCTCTGGCAGGAACACCAGTCAGGACGTTCTGGCCACAATGGCAACAGGAAACGCCCGTAATTTCAGTGTAAGCGACGCCATCCTCAGCACATTCAGTCCACAGCGACCAGCACCGAGCATGCTGCGAACCACTACCAGTACAACCACGTCCACCACGACCACCGAGCCTCCGCCGCCAGAAGTGACAACCATTGGAAGCAGCACAACAACTGCTTTCGCAGTGGTCGCCTCTTCTCCCATCCGCGTTTCGCCATCTGGGGTGCGTCCACGTGGCCGCTCCCGCTACACGGTAGCCACTCTGAACAGTCTGGTGGACAGCGAGGACGAACCCACGACTTATGCGCCCAGGTTTAAGCTGCCAAGCGGATACGACACAAGCCCGTACCAGAAGCGCAAGCCCCTTCGCGTCCGAGTTATTAGTAACCACCAAAGGACCGTTCTTGGGGCGCCCACTGCGAAGCCGCAGGAAAAGTACGAAGCCTACAAGGCTGCTTTGCAGGCCAAGGACTCCTCCATTTACGGCGCGCCAAGTGTTTCGGCCAAGTCGCTGAAACGTAAGCCTATAGAGAACGAAGCCAGCATTCCGGACGAGCCGCATGCCGAGGCTTTGATCAGCCAGCACCCGTTGGAGGCCAGGCAGCAGAACAGCTTAGAAGAGGCCGGCACGGCGACGGCGTCCAGCTCCACCGAGCACGTCGTGGCCATAACAGATCGCCCAACTGTAAAGTTTCTTTACTCCAATAAATATCGCCAGCAGACGGCAGAACGCACCCTGGCGGAGAGTCTTCAGAACGCTGGCTACATCGCAGCCTCGAACGGACGGGCCCAAAAGTTCCGATCGGCCAACGTGATCGAGCAGCTCAGGCAGTTCCTCGCcggcagcgacagcagcagcaatagcgACGAGAGCGGCACGTCCCAGTTCGTGGACGAGTATTCCCTGCCCGAGATAAAGGCGGCTGTCGATGAGATTAAGCAGCTATACTTGCCAACCGACCGACCATCCACGAAATCGAGCACGACGCCGCGTCCTACCACTACGCCTATTCCTCCACCCCCTCCGCCCTCACCCCGACCCACCGCCACCGGCTCTGTGGCAGCTCCTCAGCGACCAGTGGCCAGCCAATCCAAAGCGAACTCCTTTTCATCCACTCTTACCGATCCCACTACAACCGCAAGAACCTCTCAGAGCTCCCCCGATGTTAGTACCGCTAGAAGCCCCACAGTCTCACCAGTTTCCCTCAACCCGAACCCAAACCCGAACCCGAATCCAAACCCTACCCCTGCCACCGCCACAGCTACACCTTCCATGTTTGCACCGCCCACTGCGCGCGCGTCGAGGGTAAACAGTGTGATAAAGTCGTCGattgccgccgctgccgcccaGGTCGGTCAGTCCGGCGTAGGCCCTAGCCCTGCCGCCTATCAGCCGCAGGTGGCGCCGGGCAAGGCCCACAAATTCCAATTCGGCTTCGCCCCCAACAATAAGAATCAGCACCAACAgcaagccagcagcagcaaccccAATGGCGCCGCAGCCTCAGCTTCAGCCACGGTGAAGTGCTCTGACAGCACGCCGAACGCCAAATGCAACGAGATCCCTTCAAG AAACAACAATAGGAACCGGGGCAGTGCTATTTACGCCAACCAGGATCGGGACGTGGTCGCCACACCGAACCGCGGAACGCACCCACC ACGAACCAGGCCCACACTAAAGCCGTCGGGAACCATCGTGTCGAAGGCCCAGGAGTTCGTCGACATATACCGATACCCGCCGAGTCGGCCGGACCCCATTTACCCGCAGCCCACGCCCGACAAGACGGCTGCCAAGTGCCGCAAGGATGTGTGCCTACTGCCGGACTGTTACTGCGGAGGCAGAGACATACCTG GCGATCTGCCGGTCGAGAGCATCCCCCAAATCGTTCTCTTGACCTTTGACGACTCAGTAAACGACTTGAACAAGCAGTTGTACACGGACCTCTTTGAGAAGGGTCGTGTCAACCCCAACGGATGCCCAATCACCGCCACCTTCTACGTCTCCCACGAGTGGACTGACTACAGTCAGGTGCAGAACCTGTACGCCGATGGACACGAAATGGCCTCCCATACAGTTTC TCACAGCTTTGGCGAGCAGTTCTCGCAGAAAAAGTGGACCCGTGAAATAGCAGGACAGCGGGAGATCCTGTCCGCATACGGCGGTGTGAAGCTGTCGGACGTGCGGGGCATGCGCGCACCCTTCCTTTCCGTGGGCGGCAATAAGATGTACAAGATGCTGTACGACTCGAACTTCACCTACGACTCCTCCATGCCCGTCTACGAGAACCGTCCCCCCTCGTGGCCCTACACCCTTGACTACAAGATCTTCCACGACTGCATGATTCCGCCCTGTCCCACCCGATCCTATCCAGGTGTCTGGCAAGTGCCCATGGTCATGTGGCAGGACCTGAATGGGGGTCGTTGTTCAATGGGCGACGCCTGCTCGAACCCCAGCGACGCCGATGGAGTGACCAAAATGATTATGAAAAACTTTGAGCGACATTATACCACAAACAG AGCACCTTTCGGCCTGTTCTATCACGCCGCCTGGTTCACGCAGCCCCACCACAAGGAGGGATTCATCAAGTTCCTTGACGCCATCAATGCCATGCAGGATGTGTGGATTGTAACCAACTGGCAGGCGCTGCAGTGGGTAAGGGACCCCACGCCGACGTCCCGCATAAACTCCTTCCAGCCATTCCAGTGCGATTACTCG GATCGGCCCAAGCGCTGCAACAACCCCAAGGTGTGCAATCTGTGGCACAAGTCCGGCGTCCGCTACATGAAAACGTGCCAGCCCTGTCCCGACATTTATCCCTGGACTGGTAAATCCGGAATCCGATCCTCCCGCATAGACAACGAAAATGTTGAGGAGCCTGCGGCGTAA